A single genomic interval of Halorubrum aethiopicum harbors:
- a CDS encoding formate/nitrite transporter family protein, protein MTDPTDPDDDSMREVVERSRSGAPAVGEAVRDRFSSDEVFQRIVAAADEEVTSGRRELFFSGVAAGLAITITFLLYVSLTAATGGHPILSVALYPLGFIYIIIGGYQLYTENTLPPVALTLERLASVPTLLRHWGIVLAGNFTGGAIGALVLSYGGVFSGDAVDAAIYVSSGGFSVGFWPLFFKAAVAGLIVAGVVWVGFASTNSVTRLLVVYLAFLAIPLGDLYHVVVSFTEVLYLLFVGAIGLYGEGITLYDGLFGFVLPVLLGNTIGGVVLVTLVNYFQTSEERLEEARFEGVNRRLTLPEWVFGRAAGRSYVPILDATEATLFASEGHRIMVPITNPRTDGPIVELASRLASDHEDGLVHIVHVVQAPERMSLSAGAGRIADVSEEGMAGLRETAEGYDVDVSTSTVVTHRSFEEVFNMARRTRPEAVLMGWGEDQLWNAARAERPIDELTNQLPCDFLILSETDLDTSRVLLPTSGGPDSRLGAEVASVLSRTAGSEVTLLHVVDGPADREEGENFLAAWAEENDVDDAERIVDDGGDVEAAIVREARDHTLVVIGATEKGLLSRLVSNSLHLDVIHDVDCSVLLAERPSRRSIRERLFGSGRREAGPPNGGVERDPEESSGTDVRRRRDDEPDADAGAPGEADDRPDGEDGAEDEEGDDDEPPEPAVVTDHDDPDEDEGDEDDDEPPEPAVITDHDDPDEDGGDDESGESGDDGGENDETSAR, encoded by the coding sequence GTGACGGACCCCACGGATCCCGACGACGACTCGATGCGAGAGGTTGTCGAGCGATCCAGAAGCGGCGCGCCCGCCGTCGGCGAAGCGGTCCGGGACCGCTTCTCCTCGGACGAGGTGTTCCAGCGGATCGTCGCCGCGGCCGACGAGGAGGTGACCTCGGGGCGACGCGAGCTGTTCTTCAGCGGCGTCGCCGCCGGGTTGGCGATCACGATCACCTTCCTGTTGTACGTCTCGCTGACCGCCGCGACCGGCGGCCACCCGATCCTGAGCGTCGCGTTGTACCCGCTGGGGTTCATCTACATCATCATCGGCGGCTACCAGCTGTACACGGAGAACACGCTGCCGCCGGTGGCGCTGACCTTGGAGCGGCTCGCCAGCGTCCCGACGCTCCTGCGCCACTGGGGGATCGTGCTCGCCGGCAACTTCACCGGCGGCGCGATCGGCGCGCTCGTCCTCTCGTACGGGGGCGTCTTCTCCGGCGACGCCGTCGACGCCGCGATCTACGTCTCGAGCGGCGGGTTCTCGGTCGGCTTCTGGCCGCTCTTCTTCAAGGCCGCCGTGGCGGGACTGATCGTCGCCGGCGTCGTCTGGGTCGGCTTCGCCTCCACCAACTCCGTCACCCGGCTGCTCGTCGTCTACCTCGCCTTCCTCGCGATCCCGCTCGGGGACCTCTACCACGTCGTCGTCTCCTTCACCGAGGTGCTGTACCTGCTGTTCGTCGGCGCGATCGGCCTCTACGGCGAGGGGATAACCCTCTACGACGGGCTGTTCGGGTTCGTGCTCCCCGTGCTCCTCGGCAACACGATCGGCGGCGTGGTGCTCGTCACCCTGGTGAACTACTTCCAGACGAGCGAGGAGCGCTTGGAGGAGGCGCGCTTCGAGGGCGTGAACCGCCGGCTCACGCTGCCGGAGTGGGTCTTCGGCCGGGCGGCGGGCCGGTCGTACGTCCCCATCCTCGACGCCACGGAGGCGACGCTGTTCGCGAGCGAGGGCCACCGGATCATGGTGCCCATCACGAACCCGCGGACGGACGGGCCGATAGTCGAGCTCGCGAGCCGGCTCGCGAGCGACCACGAGGACGGGCTCGTCCACATCGTCCACGTCGTCCAAGCGCCGGAGCGCATGTCGCTGTCGGCGGGCGCGGGCCGGATCGCGGACGTCTCCGAGGAGGGGATGGCGGGGCTTCGCGAGACCGCCGAGGGGTACGACGTCGACGTCTCCACCTCGACGGTCGTCACCCACCGCTCCTTCGAGGAGGTGTTCAACATGGCCCGCCGGACGCGCCCCGAGGCGGTGCTGATGGGATGGGGCGAGGACCAGCTGTGGAACGCCGCCCGTGCGGAGCGCCCGATAGACGAGCTCACGAACCAGCTCCCGTGTGACTTCCTCATCCTGAGCGAGACGGATCTCGACACCTCGCGGGTCCTGCTGCCCACCTCCGGCGGCCCCGACTCCCGGCTGGGCGCGGAGGTGGCGAGCGTGCTCTCGCGGACCGCCGGCTCCGAGGTGACGCTGTTACACGTCGTCGACGGCCCCGCGGACCGCGAGGAGGGCGAGAACTTCCTCGCGGCGTGGGCCGAGGAGAACGACGTGGACGACGCCGAGCGGATCGTCGACGACGGCGGGGACGTCGAGGCCGCGATCGTCCGGGAGGCGAGAGACCACACCCTCGTCGTCATCGGCGCGACGGAGAAGGGACTGCTCTCCCGGCTCGTCTCCAACTCGCTCCACCTCGACGTGATCCACGACGTGGACTGCTCGGTGCTGCTCGCCGAACGCCCGAGCCGTCGCTCGATCCGCGAGCGGCTGTTCGGCTCCGGACGCCGGGAGGCCGGCCCGCCGAACGGGGGCGTCGAGCGCGACCCGGAGGAGTCGAGCGGGACGGACGTCCGCAGAAGGCGGGACGACGAGCCCGACGCCGACGCGGGCGCTCCCGGCGAGGCAGACGACCGCCCGGACGGGGAGGACGGTGCGGAAGACGAGGAGGGTGACGACGACGAGCCGCCCGAGCCGGCGGTCGTCACCGACCACGACGACCCCGACGAGGACGAAGGGGACGAGGACGACGACGAGCCGCCCGAGCCGGCAGTGATCACGGATCACGACGACCCCGACGAGGACGGAGGGGACGACGAGAGTGGGGAGAGTGGCGACGACGGCGGCGAGAACGACGAGACGAGCGCGCGGTGA